GACCTGCTGGAGGGGGAAGGGACGCGGGTCACCCCGGTGGAGTACAAGAAAGGGAGGCGGCCCGACGTGGCCGGCGGGGCCTGGGAGCCGGAGCGCGTCCAGGTCTGCGCCCAGATGCTCGTCCTCCGGGAGAACGGGTTCACCTGTGACGCGGGGGTGCTCTACTTCGCCGGCTCCCGGGAGCGGGTGCGGGTCCCTTTCACCGACGAACTGGCGGAGCGCACCCGGGCCCTGCGGGATGCGTTCCGGGCGGATGCGGAGGCCGGCGCCCTCCCGCCCCCCCTCAAGGACAGCCCCAAGTGCCCGCGCTGCGCCCTGGTGGGCATCTGCCTTCCCGACGAGACGATCTTCCTCCAGGAGCCGGACCGGGTGGACCCCGACGACGTCCGACGGCTCTACCCCGCCCGGGACGACGCTCTCCCCCTCTACATCCAGGAACAGGGCGCCCAGGTGGCCAAACGGGGTGAGGAAGTCGAGATCCGGGTCCGTGGGGAAACCGTCGAGCGCGTCCGCTTGCTGGACGTTTCCCAAGTCTCGGTCTTCGGCAACGCCCAGGTGACCACCCAGCTCATCCACGCCCTGTGCGAACGGGGGATTCCCCTCTGCTACTTCTCTACCGGCGGGTGGTTCCATGGGGTCACCCACGGGATGACCCACAAGAACGTGCGCCGGCGCATCGCCCAGTACGGGGCCGCCTTCGACGAGGCGGCCTCCCTGCGCATCGCACGACTACTCGTAAAGGGGAAGGTCGCCAACGGCCGGACCCTGATACGCCGCAACCACCCGAACCCGCCGCGGGGGGGGCTTCGCGAGTTGGCCTCTCTGGCCTCCCGGGCGGGACGGGCGACGGACAACGAATCCCTTCTGGGGATCGAGGGGGCGGCCGGTCGGCTCTACTGGGACCTTTTCCCGGCCCTTCTCAAACCGCCCGGCGGGGGAATGCCCTTCGCCATGGACGGACGCAACCGCCGCCCGCCCAGAGACCCCGTCAATGCCCTTCTCTCCTACGCCTACGCCCTCCTGGCGAAAGACGTCTCGGTGACACTCCTGGCGGTGGGGTTCGACCCGTTTCTCGGTTTCTACCACCGTCCCCGCTACGGCCGCCCGTCCCTCGCCCTGGACCTGATGGAGGAGTTCCGCCCCCTGGTGGCGGATTCGGCGGTCCTGACCGCGGTGAATACAGGCGTCGTCTCCGAAGGGGATTTCATTTTCCGCGCCGGGGCCGTCTCCATTCAACCCCGCGCCCGCACCCGGTTCATCCAGGCTTACGAACGAAGGATGGACACCCTGGTTTCCCACCCCCTTTTCGGCTACCGGGTCAGTTACCGGCGAATCCTGGAGGTTCAGGCCCGCCTCCTCGGCCGGTACCTGGACGGGGAGATCCCTTCCTACCCGGCTTTTCGGACGCGCTGACGGAGGGGAGGACGCCGTGCGCCACCAGTTCGTCATCGCCTACGACATTGCCGACGCAAAGCGCCTCCGCCAGGTGTA
This Acidobacteriota bacterium DNA region includes the following protein-coding sequences:
- the cas1 gene encoding CRISPR-associated endonuclease Cas1; amino-acid sequence: METKGKDPAQTDLVPARMLSEYAYCPRLGVLMWAEGEFEASADVVEGRTVHKRVSRETGAVPAPPGADVSGDGTPYAPPAGRRTLGEDADAARDGEPYAPPAGRGHPQPNAVGSDDRAIEAAREAASPPEADDAAETFHARSLWLSAEREGLTARVDLLEGEGTRVTPVEYKKGRRPDVAGGAWEPERVQVCAQMLVLRENGFTCDAGVLYFAGSRERVRVPFTDELAERTRALRDAFRADAEAGALPPPLKDSPKCPRCALVGICLPDETIFLQEPDRVDPDDVRRLYPARDDALPLYIQEQGAQVAKRGEEVEIRVRGETVERVRLLDVSQVSVFGNAQVTTQLIHALCERGIPLCYFSTGGWFHGVTHGMTHKNVRRRIAQYGAAFDEAASLRIARLLVKGKVANGRTLIRRNHPNPPRGGLRELASLASRAGRATDNESLLGIEGAAGRLYWDLFPALLKPPGGGMPFAMDGRNRRPPRDPVNALLSYAYALLAKDVSVTLLAVGFDPFLGFYHRPRYGRPSLALDLMEEFRPLVADSAVLTAVNTGVVSEGDFIFRAGAVSIQPRARTRFIQAYERRMDTLVSHPLFGYRVSYRRILEVQARLLGRYLDGEIPSYPAFRTR